The genomic interval TCTGACACCACGGCTAGTCATTTGAGTACATCTTTCCAtcaaaatgtattatgaaaccaTCTGTATTTTTTGGGAtgggccctcccctgccccttcccctcccaattattgtatgattttttttttgaaaatggtaTGAGAATAGCATTAAGCAATAAACTAATAAATAGAATACATTTCACTAGTACTGTTCATAAATATCTGTAAGAAATAATATACTACGCTTGAGTTAGATGATTCAATGAGTATTTAAAGTAACACTCCCTCCTACCTTATTTTTACTTGAATAAGTTATTTTCCCTTCAATCCAAGGCATGCCTGCTCAGATAAAAGGACTGTTCAGGACTCAATACCCTTTATAATCTAactgtttttcatattttttagcTGCCTGTTTTTCCCGCCCAAATCTAAAGTGAGGTCATAGCCACACAAACCGCCTTCTCTTCCCAACCATTAGAATTTTGATATCTTATTGAACAAGCAGGGTTATTTCCAGAAATTAGGAGTGCATATCATTTTGATGTGCAGGAAGCTGTATTAGTAAATTCTTCACACCCAGATGGTTATTTGTACTCCTACGATCAGCATTAGTACAGCATCTGTCTTTGCAATGTTTCAGGacttgtgtgtgtggggagcagtAGAGAGACCCTTTTGGTTTTAATGTCTTGTATGTTTCCTGTCTTTTCTGCTCAGCCCTTTTTATCTAGATCCAGCTTTGATTTAGAATTTAGCATAAAGAATGACAGCCCAGTACCTCTGTTGAAAAGTAAAACATTTTATAAGTGAGGGAGCTTAAGAACTTTTATGTTTAAGTATTCTTAGACAGATTCTTCGGCAGGTAAATAAAGTTAAACCATGGTCACCTTATTTAAGGAAACTTTCATTTCCTAAGTGTTTTCAGGCTTGGTGAGAGCACTGTCTATTACCAAATTTTCACATCTTTGTGTCTTCATTTGCAGAAAGTTGGTACTGATTTTGTTTCATTCACGCTCACTgattcataataaaaaaaaatgccaaaTTATCTGTCAAACTGAAGTGTGTGTAACTTCTGCATCAGATACCTAAATGACCCACTGTTTTTCTCTCCTCTTGATCACGTCTGTTAGCATGGAAACTTGCCATTGCCCAAATTATCCTTTCATATTTATAAAAACTGTAGCACCTGTTTGTCACTCTTGTTTCTATAAAAAAAGTGAATATACCTTCTGATTGTAAACCTCTCAGGTTAAATGCTGCATACATGTGAATTGGTGCCATTAGATACCACTTAAAGGGAACTGAAGAGGTTGGATAATTCCAGGAACTGCAGTTCAAATTCACATCAGCCTATAGCAAGGTCATGCCTATTATCTAATTTTATGTCTAGGGATCAGGTGGAAGAAAATATTAATCTCAATTCTCTTCTTGCTTTCTTTATAGTCCAGTACCCAAACCACAAGATGTAAAACACAAGTAGTAGCTTTTACTTACAGGTGACTTTGCGAAAGATACAGACCAAATAAGTGTGTGTACTGTATGGTTGAAGTGGGAGTagacaaatgaaaagtactaAGCCAGTCCTGTGTTAACTCAGGAATTCAAGCTGTTCTCTCTAGCTCCCTAAGCCATGCTCAATTCTAAACGTGCAGTTTAAGACCCAAAACTACAGCATACTGGTGAAACTATACACCCAGGAGTATTGGTATAGGCTTTCTGCAATTCCATTCTGCTACCTGTAATAAAAATGCTCTCAAAGGCTTTGTGGCATGGTTTATTTTTAGACTGAATTTTGAAAATATCTGTATACAGGGAAAGCTTAGAGTTGGTTTGTTGAATGTTCTTATTGCGAACTTCGTATCTCTCAAGACTTTCTCAGAACACTTTATCATTTCCCTATTTACATAAAAATAGTTCAGCTAAAAGTCCAGGTACTTAAAACGAGGAGTTCTTTACTCACACTTCTACTTTAAAGTGCTTTCAATTCATTTGAATGTTAAAAGCCTGTTTTTGTCCTATTTATTTAGAAATATGGACATTTACAAAATTGTCTAATATTCACAGTACAGAACTGAATGGGTTAAGGCTGCTCTCGTTCTGATTTCACAGGGTTCAGTTAGTGTGAAGGAAGCAGAAAATGAGTACAAATAACAGTACAATACATGAAAAGAGAAGGGATGTTCTGATGATTGTGTGATCAAAGCAAATTCATAGTAAGTACTCATGAGACTAAATCAAAGGTTAAAAATTATGTAATAAAACAAGGTCATGTCGTGTAAAAATCTGAGATACAGTATTAGATAATCCACAGTGCCTCCAGGCATATTACTGCACATGAACAACATATAGTAAACACTAGGTGGCACTCATACTTCTAACAGCACTTTTACAATCTCATTCTTTCATTGTTGAGTGCAACTCTTACATCCCTTGTTCTTTTATTATACTTTATCACAATCAGTAACCTGGAAACTTTACCACTAAATGTAAAGACTGGTGTTAATGTAAAGTTATTTGACATATCAAGCACTTCCAAAAATTGGTTTCTTTTGTAGTTTTGCCTCAGCCACATTGTACACCATGTACCTATTACAATAGAGACTGTAAATCTGGAATTAATACTGTAGCCTAATCTAAGTTTATGGAATTGCCTGAAAGGTGCTTGATATAGCAATCTTAATgttaagtttgtttgttttttccttacaCAAAGAAAGTTTCCACTTGGCTAGGAACCGGAGGCCAAATAAGTCCTGTTAATCATGCCCTCTGTGCACACAGCCCTGGTATGACTGGGCTCTTGTAGACTTTGATTTTTCTACAGGTTATGCATCAAACAGTTAAGACTTTATAAAAATAAAGGCTTTGTGCTAAAATGAGGTTCGAATTAGCTAAAAGCGGGAAAATACTGGTCAGGCTTGGATGAAGTGCATTTTTCCATCTCTTTATATAGCCAAGATGGCTGAACAGCACTGACATATTAAATTATGCTTTGGGCAGCCGTGAAGCTCAGAAAAATCTCATACAACAAGGAGGATTTTTCAGAAAGTACCAGAGGAATGAAAACTGACCTGTAGTGGAATTGTAGAAATTAGAAAGCTTTGATGATAATCAGAGTTTTTCCCTTCTCATTGTCATTGCCCCCTCTAGATGTTAGAACATCTTTATGTTTACAATAAGTGGCCATCACAGCACGTAGAAAGGGCAGAGTGTGGTGTATTGACAGGTGATGGTAGGATTTTTACAGGTAACAGTCATCATGAAATAGCTAATTGGGTCAACGATTGCTGTTCTTGTAAAATCATCTAAAAAGCCTGTCTGGAAGTGCTGGCATTAAAATTTTCTTTTGACTGTGTAATGGCTGGAGCCTACTTAAATAGAACAGTAACTCTGCATCCAGCTACTTGCATGGAGTATGATTGAAGACATCAGAAGGCTAATATAAGTTGATTACttttagtgaaaaaaaaaaaatgtttgcaatgaCCATTCCTTTTCTGTAGGCATGAGTAAAGATGCAACAGTTCAAGTAAAAAAATGAAAGGACAATACAGTAATTTCTGAAGGGAATGCTCAAAGTTACTAGGCTTACAGAAATCCGCCTCCCTTGGCCAGGTGAGGCTTTACTTTCTAGGCTGTGTATCTTTTTGCAACTACTCCCTGTCActgcacaaaaaaaaaatctttcaaaaagtTGATGCATGATTGTCAGCCATGGGTGGATGTGCTATCTGCTATTGCAGCATCTGCAGGAACTGTTTGTTAGTCTGACAGTTGGGCCTTGGCTTTCAAGTTAAATTTTGGGGTGGAGCGTGAATATGATACACAAAAGAAATCCATCACTTTCAGATCAGCTGAGGTGTCTTACAAATCTGATGACAATGAGAGAGATACAGGCTGGGATATTGCTGCTAGGTGCATTGGAGAGTCCAGATATTTCTAATTAGTTTATAGGCTGCTCCCAGTCCATTCACAGTTCCCTTCTGCGTTAATGAGGTATACTATCAGCTACAGATTCTTCCCCCCTCTCGGTACAAGCTATATTTATCTTCTCTTGCTTAAAGATCTTTAAATGCACAAAGTTGAATGTTCCTTGTTTTGTAATAGCTTTGCAACTCTGGATTCATTAATGTTTGGAGTTCATGCAAGCGTTCCCATGACTGTGAAAAATCGTCTGGTCCTTCTCCACAGCCTCCAACAGGTGGAATAGTGGGGTACCCTGGATGTACCATCAGTTCAATTGTGACTGTTCTGCCTTGCTGATGTTGAGGTGAAAATTGAGTCATCAGAGAGTTTTCCTTGGTAGCAAAAGCCGCCACGGCAGTATCAATGGCGCTCTGAATGTTGCTGACAGACATGTTTTTGCCCATGGTACTCAAACCTATATAAATGTCAGCCCACCTGTTGGGGGGAGGATACAAAAATTAATATGAACAAAAGGCATGAAATgtagctgtagtgtagactttaaaaaaaaagttaatttcaaATGATCTTCTGTTagtgtaaatatttaaatacagaaTAATACCAAATACAACTACCACTGAACAGGATAACTCATCCTTTCATTATTAACATACACCAACACAGAGCATTGTCATTTGACACATCAGTTTTTGAACAAAGGCCCCATTCCTGCAGGCTGTGCGGTGTGGGAGGATCCTGCTCCCACagagccccaatgaagtcaacccTTGGCCCGCTGCTTTGGTGGGAGAATGTTTAAAGGGGGCATGATACAGTGCTTGCTGGGGCCCTGTGGCTGTAGACCCACTTTagaatggggggaggaagggtggtgACCATGCAGGATACTGTTTACTACTGTCTATGAAAAGTGTGTTTTTATTGAaagtttcagttttaaaaaatgaataaatcatCATTTCAGGTTAGAGTTCCCTCTAATAGCTTAATTTTGAGTAAAGCtgactctgtaaaatgggaaagcTTGCTAACAGATCTGCCCCCATGTATAGCAGAGACATGCTTGCTTACTTTAGGGACAAAATTACAGGGGTTTACTACAGTTCGTACTGAAGAGCCAACAAACCCAACAGGGAGGCTAGGCATTCTTACGCATTAGCAACAGAATTGTTAGCTATGTTCCAGCTGCAGGGCCAAACTCTTGCCGTTTCACCTGTGCAATCCCAAATGGGTTTGATAGGCGTAAGGGAGTGCAGAATTGAAGTTCCCaggtataactgagggcagaacttGGCCTAGGAAGGCCACTTGTCTGGTGTTAAACTGGACGGTCCTCTTTTTGAAAGGTTTGTCCCGTCTGGTACTGGATGTGGTTTTGTCTGGTATTGGCTGGGAGAatgctgctctgccccctccagctcTTAAAAATGGCACCTCTGTGTGGCATGACCTTGAATGCACCATACGTACAAGATCATGccgatgggggcagggcagcaagCTCTTAAAGATGGAGCCGCCTCTGTGTGGCGTGACCTCACGCACTGGGCATATGAGATCATGCCAGCAGGGGCAggcccacgctgctcccagaagcaccAGAATGTCGTGTGAGTGGCTGCTTTAATCTGTATTACTGCTAACGGTACATAAGCAGGCAAGACCCCAACGTGACTTTCAGAtttcaggctgagtttgcaggtcTGACAGCAACTCAGTCTTTTTAATTGTAAACTGATGAAATTTGACATAGCACCATTACTACACAATAAACACAGGCTCATATCAATTATACAGAGTCGTGCCCAGAGCACTTTAAGAACTTGGGTTTGAACGGCCTGCACAGATGCTAGAGATCAGTTTCATGGGTCTCTGGCTCTGCTTCCTTTTGGCTTCAGCCATTTTGTCTCCCTCCATCTCTCTGTGATTGTTTTTTGTGGCATGTGTTTGTTTTATCACCGTTTGCCGCCTTTGGCCAGCAGGAGCCAGATGGAGAAGTGGAACTAAAATAGACACGAACAAACAgaagttagagagacaaggtgggtgaggtaatctctttcaTTGGCTCAACCTCTGTTAGTGAGGTAAGCTtttaagccacacagagctcttctgcaggtcctGAAGCTGAAAGCGtgtttctctcaccaatagagggctggtccaataaaagatatgacctcacccaccttctctctctaatatcctggcactgacatggctacaacactgcaaaccgaAGTTGATATTTACACTTTTCCTCATGTCTCAGTGGCAACCTGCAGTGCCACATATCTACCACCCCGTGGTGCTGTGGGAGGCTATAAATCAGCAGCAGTTGTAGGCCAATTGCCTGATTCAAGATGGTGTTTCCTGTAAGAAACCTAGTGTTTGTATCTGTGCCTTTGAGTCCAAGAGAGACACAAAACACTACAGAAACTGCCCCTTTGAGGTAGGAGAATGCCTGTGCTCTGTTTCTGTAATGGTCTGCGTGGGAAGATGAAGAACATCAAGAACTGGTAGGATCTGAATTCTTTAATGTATATATGCGATGGGTGTGTCTGTCTTACCTTATTCCGTGTCTTGTAAACACATCTACTGTGTCAAGGGAATCTTTTTCTACTCCCAGATAAAAGTCCATTAGAGGTGGCTCTATCCACGCACAGCTGTGAAGGCCTAGTTCTATTGGCACACGTGTATACTTGATCCCATACTCTTCTAACACCTGTGCAAACACATGTCTAACCTCTACAAGAAAAGCCAGAGAGAATGTAGTTAGAAATTAGATAACTAGGAAATCAGCTCCCCTTTTCCTTACGATTGAAAAATATAATCCTACATGGCCTTTCTCCCCCTGAAAGGGTGAGCGGTGGGGCGTCCCAAGACCCTCTCCCTTTACCTCCCTCCAACCCACAAAGCACAGTGTCCAAAGAATCCCATCAGCACCTGGTAACATTACTCTGCAGCCAGAGCTGTGCTACTGGCCCCGCACATGCGGTGCCAGCTGCAGGCCCTGTGCCCGCCCCCAGCCTTTTACCCCTGTCTGGGTCCCCCACTCCCGGAGACACGGCACTGCTCCCGGTcccagctgtgggggggagggaggcgcggACAGGGGTACGGGGACtggctttcagcatccccactattaAAAGGGTTCCAGTGCCActggctgtaaaatgggaataaagatgctctccccacctttgtaaagcacactGAGATCTCTGGATGGAAAGTGCTCCATAAATGCAAAGCATTATTGGCACTAGGAGCTGTTTGTCCTTGAAGACATCATCAGCTTTAATGTGATCTGCTAACATGGGATTTTGCAGTGGAGGCTCTTCAGGATGGACACATCCTGAGATATTGTGCCTCATACATCGTGACCCTGCTGATACAAGCTGGCTCTGAGTGCACCTTTATGTGTCAATTTCACCTAGTTACTTTAAAATCACCAGCCTCCAGTGAAGTTTTCCATTGCTGCAATGAGCTGATTGGCCTACAATGAGGCTCGCTCTCTATCTGAATCTCTGCTGATGGGTGAAAGGTGACTCCAGTCAGGCCCTGTGATTCTCAGAGACTTGCTGGAAGAGTGGGACCTCACCCTAGAAATTCCTCACCCTAGAAGTAGCAGCTCTGTGGCCCACTGTCAGATCTCCCAATGTACATCTTTGAGTGAGGCTCAGCTGATCAATTACTGTTGTCATGGGAGACTGGCAGAAATGAAAACCTCTCGTCTTGTCAGCAGCTGTACTCCATTTACTGCTCCCTGAAGCCAGCACCATAGCTATGGTGGATAAACAGCTTGGCTGAAACCTTCAAAAGTGCATGATATACTTCTGGGTATTTGCAGGCGAAGCTCTGGTGTTAGCACTTCAGAAGGTTTGGCATCTCCTATTGCTACACAAAATCCCCCTAGGACAGTGTGATCAGTACAATAACTTCTCTCACCAGGCCGGGTCCTCTTGAAAGTGTAATTTGATCAGTTCTTCCTATTATAATTAAATCTAATATTTATTGCCCTTTGTTgttataattaaatattaacagGCAGCATTTGAGTTGTTCTGTAAGAAGGGAAGCCAGGGAAATCTCCACCCTCCACTCAGAAGCTTTAACTTCCCTGGATGTTTTCAGCATCTATGatccagacatgtctgggaaacgGGCAGCATTATATGTCTTCCCAACTCCTCTCTGACTGGACCTACCACTTGCCTCTTTGAAAACAGACCTCTGCACTGCATGTATGTGACAGGAAGGGGCACAGGACGGTATAGCATagctcccttcctcccacccacaaATCTCTCCTCTGTGcccagtgaagagggagaaacgtATGAGCTCTAATGTATTGTGTGCAATTCCTGCTTCTTAATGATAAGAAATGTGCTGCTGAGATTATAAAGCTGCAGTGAATGGCAGCAAAACAACTGCTGGTTTGGGCAGGGAGTCAGAACGATTCAgagcatttaaggccagaagggacccttgcGATCAGCTAGCCAGATCTCCTGCATATCACAAGCCAGAGAGCCTTGCCATTAAAGGAGAGCCCAGCACAGACAtccggggggagaagggaagatgtTCAAAGGCACAAAATATAGTCAGTCACCAGTCTCTCATGCTGGATGGGAACATTTCATGCTATAGTTCTTGACCAAATACCTTTGTGTAAAGGATCATTCAACAAACCGAGAGTGGGAGGGTTCCCTCAAAGCAGAATTATCCTTAattgtggggggctgggaggaataTCACCACCACCCTACCTGGGAGAACATGAACATGCTGGTGTCCGTCCATGTGATGAGGGACATGACCTGTCAATTCACGAAAGAGGTCAACTTGTGCCGTTAGCTCCTGTTTCACCTAAATAATGAAGAtggcgggggaaggagggggggagaaagagagttGTCACTAGTGCAGCAAATAGGAGACGTCTGGTACAAGGTATTCACTGGAGgacaccctgccccatccatgaCACCATCCATTATTACTCATGTAGGGCCTGCTCCtcggaggtgctgagcaccctcaactggCAGCAAAGCCAACCCTGGACTCTGCTCTGTAATTTGCCAAGGGCCCTCGGTTCCCATTAGCTTTCtaggatcaggcccctagagcACCTTCTGTGTGCACGGAGCTATACAGGCAGAGTGAGATTGTCAAAGCCActtaagtatcagaagggtagccgtgttagtctggatctgtaaaaagcgacaaagagtcctgtggcaccttatagactaacagacgtattggagcatgagcttttgtgggtgaatacccactttgtcagatgcatgcagtggaaatttccagaggcaggtataaatatgcaggcaagaatcagtctagagataaggaggttagttcaatcagagaggatgaggccctcttctagcacttgaggtgtgaacaccaagggaggagaaattgcttttgtagttggctagccattcacagtctttgtttaatcctgagctgatggtgtcaaatttgcaaatgaactgaagttcagcagtttctctttgaagtctggtcctgaagttttttgctgCAGCTCTTCCTAAGGGAGCTGGATTTCCAGttcccattaaagtgaatgggaaaTAGTTCAGTTCTGACAATCTCAGCCCAACATCCCTGTATGCTCTTTGAGGCAGGCACTGCCGACCCTTCAGTCTGTGCAATGGGGCTGTCCTGGCTGGGGCCTTTAGACACCACTGCCAGGTTCGCTGAGAAGCCTTTCCTTGAatgttgaggtgtgaacaccaagggaggaaagaCTGCTTTTGtggttggctagccattcacagtctttagaagagggcctcatcccccctgattgaactaacctcgtcatctataaggtgccacaggactctttgttgctttttacagatccagactaacagggctacccctctgatccttgaATGTTGTTATCCATGGCTGAATGCGCAGCTCTTCACAAGCAACAGGGAAGTGAAGGCTCTTGGCTTTCGCCAACCTTTGTATGGGTGATTCCTACCCTGACCTGCCCATGCACCTTAGCACTTGTTACTACGCTCCTGGGCCTCTCCTGAAGATACACCCAGAGGTGCTAAATTGTGTGGTGGCTTCGTGTTCTGAGGGACTAGATTTAAGCCACGAAATGTCTCTCGTTTGCTACCAAAATCCTGTTTGAACACAGATGAAAACCTCTTGCACCAACCCACCAAGTCAATGTGTTTAACATAATCTGATGATTCAAGCTGACAACTATCAGAATCAAACAGTTTCTCAGCAGGCGAATTAATCCTAATAAGCACTTCTATTGATTTCCCATGCAATGATCTCAGGACACCTTATAAACAATAATTCCTGTAAAACCCCATCCACTTAGGTAAGCGGTTATAATATAGCcgcatgtggggaaactgaggcacggagaagcGCTGTGACTTGCCCATAGTCACAAGGCAGATCTAGGAGTAGAACCCAGAGCGCCTGCCTGCCAGGCTCCTGCTCCAACTACACCCTGAGCTCTGACCTGGAGAAGCTTTCCACATGACCTATGGATGAGCAATAAAGCAAAATTTTTTTAGGGCAAGTTATGTCTATGGAAAGTGTTTGGGTAGCGTCGGCTGCTTTTTCTCCCACCTCTGACATTTTCAGGAGACCTTTTGCTAGAACCGTCCTGAATCCCATCTTTCCGTGGAAGAATCCGTCTTTGCTGAGCAGGGAGGAGTTCTTCTTGAGTGCCGTGCAGACAGGAGAGCCCTCGGACAGATTGGCGTGCAGACCTATTGGAATGTTATGCCTAGAATGTGAACAAAAGGCTGGTTAAGTTTCCCCTTCCTGTAGCCAGTGGGTGAGAGCCTAGTTAAGGAGCTGGATTTAGGTGGAGGGGTTTCATTGTCTCTTTTAATTATGGAATTTAGAGATGCGGCTCCTCTGGAAAGAGAGGCAGAGCGAGATGCTGAACAACAGTAGATCCTCTCCAAGGATCAATCCTGTGTTGTCTGCTGGGAGACAATCTGATAGGTCCCTTCCACTTCAAATGTCTTTGATTCTGTGCGACAGACTGGCAGGAACAGTAGCAATGAAACATCTTGGGCCAAACTCTGCCCCGCTGTAACTCCACTGTAGTGAATTTGGCCCTCATCACCCTGCTTCTGACAGCAGTTCATTGGTATTTTCATAGACAATGCATCCAGAGATGGCATTTATTCcattaaaaatacattgtttacGGGATATTCCAGGTTTGTCTGACAGCTTGTTTTTAAGATGCCCTTTGATAAAATCCAGTTATAGACAGTACATAAGACATGTAGATATTATGGTAACAGTGCAAGCTACGAGTGTATGGTAAGAAACACCAGAGTTTAAGGGCAACTCAGTTCAACAGGCTGGATTTGTGATCACAGACAGTGCCCAGGTCGTCTTCTT from Malaclemys terrapin pileata isolate rMalTer1 chromosome 16, rMalTer1.hap1, whole genome shotgun sequence carries:
- the YDJC gene encoding carbohydrate deacetylase — its product is MLQARVKLIVTGDDFGYCPRRNQGIVECFLAGAVSNVSLMVNGSAAPAAAQLARRHNIPIGLHANLSEGSPVCTALKKNSSLLSKDGFFHGKMGFRTVLAKGLLKMSEVKQELTAQVDLFRELTGHVPHHMDGHQHVHVLPEVRHVFAQVLEEYGIKYTRVPIELGLHSCAWIEPPLMDFYLGVEKDSLDTVDVFTRHGIRWADIYIGLSTMGKNMSVSNIQSAIDTAVAAFATKENSLMTQFSPQHQQGRTVTIELMVHPGYPTIPPVGGCGEGPDDFSQSWERLHELQTLMNPELQSYYKTRNIQLCAFKDL